GAAAAGTTCTCGTTCGAATTTTGATCGAGATAAGACGAATGCGGATCGTGAGGAAACAATGCGAAAGAATCTGATTGGTTCTCTTTTTCAAAAATGTATTTGGCGGATATGGACCTTAGTCTTCGCCGTCTCTATTGGAGCAAGTGAAATCTTGTCGCAGACTGGAGAAGAAAAAACATTTGCAGAAAAAAAACAAAGCCGCTTCGAACTTCTGATCAAAAGACAAACCTATCGCTGGACTCCTTACGATTACACATCCTTCTCGGAACATTCTCCTATCGAAAGTTCGATCCGGACGGATTCCGTAAAACAAAATCAGAAGGTAATCGTACCCATTGCGTTTCGATACGACAATTTGGAAAAGAATTTTAGAATCGAGATTTCCGCATACGAAGTCGAGTTGGCGAACGCAAATACGAATCGAATCCAAGCCGGCGAAGGCGGGATTCAAAGTCGGAGGACATATTTTAATCCGATGATTCGTTCCGAATCTGAATTCAATTATTATAAAATTCTAAAAATGAATTCGGACTGGACGTTATTCGTAGGCGGGGGAATTCGCAATATCAATAAATACAAATACGGCTATTTTCTCAGGGAAGGCGGTTATCAGGAATACTTTTATACGTATGGTCCTCAGCTTGTCCTCAATTCGGAATACAAACTCTGGAAAGAAGTTTCCTTTCATTTGGGAATCGACCTCTTTTATACGGAAGGGAATCGATTTTATAAGGAACAAATGTTTCTTCCGGATTCAATCGTAGTTTCGAACGGAAACGCCGGAGTCAAAGGAATCTACCGAGGATACGAGATCGATCTTTCTTTGAGTTATCGAATTTTTGAAACCGTAAAATTCTTCGCAGGATACAATTATATAGATTCTTATTTTAGTTATTTTGGATTTAGACAAACGGACTTTTATATTGGAAATCCTCAGACAACTCCGTTCCCGAACCAAGGATTCAGTGTTCCAACGATCTCACATCGGATCCGTTCCGGAAATTATGAGATCCTACAGGGGTTCTATCTGGGAGTTTCCGTTCGTTTTTAAGATTGAGCGAGTTTGATTTCGAAAGGCCGAAGTATCAAATTTTTCAGGCGTTGGTCCATCTCGCGTTTGTTTTTTTATTATCTTATTAATACCAGAGTTTGGGACTTATAAGTCGAGTGGCATTCAACGAAATTTTCATTATTCTTTTATTATGCGTTTTGTTTCTCAATACAAACCCGTTGTGCCTATGTTCATCATTTTTTGGAGCGTTTTATCGGATTTACTTTAGAGGAACAAGCGAAGGAGAATTTTGATGAATTGATCAATCATTTTCAAAACCCTTCCAAAAGAAGAGTTTTGGATTAGAGCCATTTCAGATCAGAAAAGATTTCAAGGGGGATTTCTTTTTTTCGGAATCTGGGATGGTTGTAATTAAAAGGAAATCAACTCACAACCCTCCCCAGAGAGATCGGAAACCTTCGGAATTTGAAAGGATTGTATTTAAATGAGATTCACTGGACTTCTCGACCAAAAGAACTCGGTCGATTGAAAAACCTGCAAGAGCCTTATTTATATTATAATTACCTTACATATCTCCCGGAAGAAATCGGGAATCTCGAAAACTTACGGGGATTGTTATTGGATCAAAATTCTCTTCGAGCGCTTCCGGCGAAAATCGGAAATCTAAAAAGCTTAAGGAAATTAGAGATATCGCATAACGTTCTTATTGAAATACCAGGAGAGATGGGACAAATTCAGAACTTACAAGAATTGAACTTGCTTTCGAATCAGTTCTCGGATCTTCCTAAGGGAATTGGACAATTGCTAAACTTGAAAAATTTGTATTTGGACCATAACTCAATCGTCCTTCTTCCTAAAAAAATCGGGCGACTGCAGAATTTAGAAACTCTATCAATCTATGGAATTCTGCTCGAAACTCTTCCGGAGGAAATTGGAAAATTGTAGAATCTAAATGGATTGGATTTGTCAAAGAATCAAATTTCTCCGATTCCCAAGAAAATTGGACAACTTAAAAATCTACGAACTTTACATTTACGAAATAATCCGATCAACCGTCGTCCGGAAGAACTTTGACAATTGCAGGCATTGGAAGAATTGATCCTAAATCCGGATTCGGTTACAGAAGAAGAGAGGAAAAAGAATGCGGAGAGGCTTCCCAAATGCAGGATTAATTATATTTCCTCTACCTGATTCCAAAAAGGTTCAAAAGAATATATTCTAAAAACAGAATGTAATGCTATAGTTCGAACCTGTTCGCATATAAGAAAAGAACGATAAGTTGTAAATAAACCGTGCATAAGATGGAGACATCGTGTTTGAGCTAAATTCAGAAAGTTATTTCCTGC
The Leptospira stimsonii DNA segment above includes these coding regions:
- a CDS encoding LA_2444/LA_4059 family outer membrane protein, yielding MRKNLIGSLFQKCIWRIWTLVFAVSIGASEILSQTGEEKTFAEKKQSRFELLIKRQTYRWTPYDYTSFSEHSPIESSIRTDSVKQNQKVIVPIAFRYDNLEKNFRIEISAYEVELANANTNRIQAGEGGIQSRRTYFNPMIRSESEFNYYKILKMNSDWTLFVGGGIRNINKYKYGYFLREGGYQEYFYTYGPQLVLNSEYKLWKEVSFHLGIDLFYTEGNRFYKEQMFLPDSIVVSNGNAGVKGIYRGYEIDLSLSYRIFETVKFFAGYNYIDSYFSYFGFRQTDFYIGNPQTTPFPNQGFSVPTISHRIRSGNYEILQGFYLGVSVRF
- a CDS encoding leucine-rich repeat domain-containing protein, translating into MKNLQEPYLYYNYLTYLPEEIGNLENLRGLLLDQNSLRALPAKIGNLKSLRKLEISHNVLIEIPGEMGQIQNLQELNLLSNQFSDLPKGIGQLLNLKNLYLDHNSIVLLPKKIGRLQNLETLSIYGILLETLPEEIGKL
- a CDS encoding leucine-rich repeat domain-containing protein — its product is MDLSKNQISPIPKKIGQLKNLRTLHLRNNPINRRPEEL